From one Streptomyces chromofuscus genomic stretch:
- a CDS encoding Fpg/Nei family DNA glycosylase translates to MPELPEVEALKDFLTDHLVGHEIVRALPVAISVLKTYDPPLTALEGHQVVAVRRYGKFLDVETDGGAHLVTHLARAGWLQWKDRLPDGPPRPGKGPLALRVALETGAGFDLTEAGTQKRLAVYVVADPQQVPGVARLGPDPLADDFDEARLAALLRDERRQLKGALRDQSLIAGVGNAYSDEILHAAKMSPFKLAASLTPEETRRLYEALRTTLTDAVERSRGLAAGRLKAEKKSGLRVHGRTGEPCPVCGDTIREVSFSDSSLQYCPTCQTGGKPLADRRLSRLLK, encoded by the coding sequence ATGCCGGAACTGCCCGAGGTCGAAGCGCTGAAGGACTTCCTGACCGACCACCTCGTCGGTCACGAGATCGTGCGCGCGCTGCCGGTCGCGATCAGCGTGCTGAAGACGTACGACCCACCGCTGACGGCCCTCGAGGGCCACCAGGTCGTGGCCGTGCGCCGGTACGGCAAGTTCCTCGACGTCGAGACGGACGGCGGCGCGCACCTGGTGACCCACCTGGCCCGCGCGGGCTGGCTCCAGTGGAAGGACCGCCTCCCCGACGGCCCGCCCCGCCCCGGCAAGGGCCCCCTGGCACTGCGCGTCGCCCTGGAGACCGGCGCGGGCTTCGACCTCACCGAGGCCGGCACGCAGAAGCGGCTCGCGGTGTACGTCGTGGCGGATCCGCAGCAGGTCCCCGGCGTGGCCCGGCTCGGCCCCGACCCGCTCGCCGACGACTTCGACGAGGCCCGCCTCGCCGCGCTGCTCCGGGACGAGCGCCGTCAGCTCAAGGGCGCGCTGCGCGACCAGAGCCTGATCGCCGGTGTCGGCAACGCCTACAGCGACGAGATCCTGCACGCGGCGAAGATGTCGCCCTTCAAGCTGGCCGCGTCCCTCACACCCGAGGAGACCCGCAGACTGTACGAGGCGCTGCGCACGACGCTCACCGACGCCGTCGAGCGTTCGCGGGGCCTGGCGGCCGGACGGCTCAAGGCCGAGAAGAAGAGCGGCCTGCGGGTGCACGGACGCACCGGCGAACCCTGCCCGGTGTGCGGCGACACCATCCGCGAGGTCTCCTTCAGCGACTCCTCGCTGCAGTACTGCCCGACCTGCCAGACCGGCGGCAAGCCGCTTGCCGACCGCAGGCTGTCCCGGCTGCTGAAGTGA
- a CDS encoding SpoIIE family protein phosphatase — MVDRGASALSLPDDWPAHPDPILALNQMGSFDWDLDNGLFHMDAQAYEVFDLSPDEYDGRPESLTVRVPSAEGRRLDSLVAQAIKDGSENYGAYFRIRRRDGTLRWTHTQGYIRRDDTGRPRRIIGIVRDATTELNEYAARRDQTAWNLAARRDQTNVVQLITAALANARTVQDVIDVLKDTHGVTHLGATSLVMGLVEAGRIRLVAEGPEGSLVPGTEFTRINEPYPMSEVVRTLSPRFIESPEDFAEGYPILWPHITDLDITSAAYLPLIVQARPIGAMGLLYNDRRGFTTEERNILVALGSSIAQSLQRAMFYEQEKDLAGGLQQAMLPRTIPSVRGADVAVRYRSASLGRDIGGDWYDLIPLPGGRVGAVIGDVQGHDTHAAAVMGQLRIVLRAYAAEGHTPATVMARASVFLHELDTDRFATCLYAEADLATGVVQVVRAGHIDPLIRAPDGTCRRAPVQGGLPLGLSAEFGSLAYPVGTIELDPGHTLILCTDGLVEQPGADLDDGMQILTALIASGPQDVWKLADSLIDVAEERGGDDDVALLLLRRRGIDAPQSGGRLQQHVAPGDPEALRQARHMIRAAVRAWGAADSSDEVELVADELITNALMHTEGAAIVTLRVLSDTDRRLRVEVEDSSSALPRRREAGESCVSGRGLLLVDILADVWGVEARGGGKCVWCEFVVPERD, encoded by the coding sequence ATGGTTGATCGGGGAGCGAGCGCCCTGTCACTCCCGGACGACTGGCCCGCCCACCCGGACCCGATCCTGGCGCTCAACCAGATGGGCAGCTTCGACTGGGACCTGGACAACGGTCTGTTCCACATGGACGCCCAGGCCTACGAAGTCTTCGACCTGAGCCCTGACGAGTACGACGGCCGCCCGGAGTCCCTGACCGTGCGGGTCCCGTCGGCCGAAGGGCGGCGGCTGGACAGCCTGGTGGCCCAGGCCATCAAGGACGGCAGCGAGAACTACGGCGCCTACTTCCGCATCCGCCGCCGCGACGGCACCCTGCGCTGGACCCACACCCAGGGCTACATCCGCCGCGACGACACCGGCCGTCCGCGCCGGATCATCGGCATCGTCCGCGACGCCACCACCGAGCTCAACGAGTACGCGGCCCGCCGCGACCAGACCGCGTGGAACCTGGCCGCCCGCCGCGACCAGACCAACGTCGTGCAGCTCATCACGGCCGCCCTCGCCAACGCCCGGACCGTCCAGGACGTCATCGACGTCCTCAAGGACACCCACGGCGTCACCCACCTGGGCGCGACCAGCCTGGTCATGGGCCTGGTCGAGGCCGGACGCATCCGGCTGGTCGCCGAGGGTCCCGAGGGCAGCCTCGTCCCCGGCACCGAGTTCACCCGGATCAACGAGCCCTACCCGATGAGCGAGGTCGTGCGCACGCTCAGCCCCCGTTTCATCGAGTCCCCCGAGGACTTCGCCGAGGGCTACCCGATCCTGTGGCCGCACATCACCGACCTCGACATCACCTCGGCCGCCTATCTGCCGCTCATCGTCCAGGCCCGCCCCATCGGCGCGATGGGCCTGCTCTACAACGACCGGCGCGGCTTCACGACCGAGGAACGCAACATCCTGGTCGCCCTCGGCAGCAGCATCGCGCAGAGCCTGCAACGCGCGATGTTCTACGAGCAGGAGAAGGACCTCGCCGGCGGCCTGCAGCAGGCCATGCTGCCGCGCACCATCCCCAGCGTCCGGGGCGCCGACGTCGCCGTCCGCTACCGGTCGGCCTCCCTCGGCCGGGACATCGGCGGCGACTGGTACGACCTGATCCCGCTGCCGGGCGGCCGGGTCGGCGCGGTCATCGGCGACGTCCAGGGCCACGACACGCACGCCGCCGCCGTGATGGGTCAGCTGCGCATCGTCCTGCGCGCGTACGCCGCCGAGGGCCACACGCCGGCCACGGTGATGGCCCGGGCCTCCGTCTTCCTGCACGAGTTGGACACCGATCGCTTCGCGACCTGCCTGTACGCCGAGGCCGACCTCGCCACCGGAGTCGTCCAGGTCGTGCGGGCCGGGCACATCGATCCCCTGATCCGGGCGCCGGACGGCACCTGCCGCCGCGCCCCCGTGCAGGGCGGCCTGCCGCTCGGCCTGTCCGCCGAGTTCGGGTCGCTGGCCTACCCCGTCGGCACCATCGAGCTGGACCCCGGGCACACGCTGATCCTGTGCACCGACGGCCTGGTCGAACAGCCCGGCGCCGACCTCGACGACGGCATGCAGATCCTCACCGCGCTCATCGCCTCCGGCCCGCAGGACGTGTGGAAACTCGCCGACTCGCTCATCGACGTGGCCGAGGAGCGCGGCGGCGACGACGACGTGGCGCTGCTCCTGCTGCGCCGCCGCGGCATCGACGCGCCGCAGAGCGGCGGCCGCCTCCAGCAGCACGTCGCGCCCGGCGACCCGGAAGCCCTGCGGCAGGCCCGGCACATGATCCGCGCCGCGGTGCGCGCCTGGGGCGCCGCCGACAGCTCCGACGAGGTCGAACTCGTCGCCGACGAGCTGATCACGAACGCGCTGATGCACACCGAGGGCGCGGCGATCGTCACCCTGCGGGTCCTGTCCGACACCGACCGCCGGCTGCGCGTCGAGGTCGAGGACTCCTCCAGCGCCCTGCCCCGCCGGCGCGAGGCCGGCGAGTCGTGCGTCTCGGGCCGTGGCCTGCTCCTCGTGGACATCCTCGCCGACGTGTGGGGCGTGGAGGCGCGGGGCGGCGGCAAGTGCGTGTGGTGCGAGTTCGTGGTGCCGGAACGGGACTGA
- a CDS encoding sigma-70 family RNA polymerase sigma factor gives MTAGTTITGGTTAEHELAALQREHGRPLFALLLRLCDGDRQRAEDLVQETLVRAWQHPEALRADAFESVRPWLLTVARRLAIDARRARQARPPEVGDAVLENARVCADHAERSAATVDVREAVKTLTPEHREVLVLVYFQGASVAEAAQALGIPPGTVKSRAFYALRALRRVLPGYAADLR, from the coding sequence ATGACGGCCGGAACCACCATCACGGGCGGGACGACCGCCGAGCACGAACTCGCCGCGCTCCAGCGGGAGCACGGCCGACCGCTCTTCGCCCTGCTGCTCAGGCTCTGCGACGGCGACCGGCAGCGCGCCGAGGACCTGGTCCAGGAGACCCTCGTACGCGCCTGGCAGCATCCCGAGGCGCTGCGCGCCGACGCCTTCGAGTCCGTACGGCCCTGGCTGCTGACCGTGGCCCGGCGGCTCGCGATCGACGCCCGGCGGGCCCGGCAGGCCCGCCCGCCCGAGGTCGGCGACGCGGTCCTGGAGAACGCCCGGGTGTGCGCCGATCACGCCGAGCGGTCGGCCGCCACCGTCGACGTGCGCGAGGCTGTGAAGACACTCACGCCGGAACATCGTGAAGTCCTGGTGCTGGTGTACTTCCAGGGGGCGAGTGTGGCGGAAGCCGCTCAGGCCCTCGGCATTCCGCCCGGTACCGTGAAGTCCCGGGCGTTCTACGCGCTGCGCGCCCTGCGTCGGGTGCTTCCTGGATACGCGGCCGACCTGCGGTGA
- a CDS encoding CapA family protein, which produces MIVRIARRRQVALALTVLLAAAAACQARDEEPVARTAGPPASASVGARAFTLVASGGVLPHTSAIEQARFDAGGVGHDFRPMLAAVQPLVSRADVALCHLETVFGENGHYSGPPVLKSPPEIAQGLADTGYDGCATASDHSLDDGVAGIRRTMDTLDQVGVRHAGTARTEQEGRTVTFLPAGTAKVAHVAYAFGTRGRPLPAEQYWAVNLIDEARIVADARAARQAGADVVVVSLHWGTEWQDEPDERQLSLARTLTAATTGGRADIDLVLGTHAHVPQAYEKVNGTWVVYGMGDQVAGEPAKSRRAPDPRANQSTVARFTFAPPTRPGGRWEVTKAEFIPQVFDIDAGRVVNLNSALASGADMVGVRDRIQRVVLSRGAGQDGLVMGE; this is translated from the coding sequence ATGATCGTACGCATCGCACGCAGACGACAGGTGGCCCTGGCCCTGACCGTTCTGCTCGCGGCGGCCGCCGCCTGCCAGGCCCGCGACGAGGAGCCCGTCGCGCGCACGGCCGGCCCGCCGGCCTCCGCGAGCGTCGGAGCCCGCGCCTTCACCCTCGTCGCCTCCGGCGGCGTCCTGCCGCACACGTCCGCCATCGAGCAGGCCCGCTTCGACGCCGGCGGCGTGGGCCACGACTTCCGGCCCATGCTGGCCGCCGTGCAACCCCTCGTCTCCCGCGCCGATGTGGCCCTGTGTCACCTGGAGACGGTGTTCGGCGAGAACGGCCACTACTCGGGCCCTCCCGTCCTCAAGTCCCCGCCGGAGATCGCCCAGGGCCTCGCCGACACCGGTTACGACGGCTGCGCCACCGCCTCCGACCACAGCCTCGACGACGGCGTCGCGGGCATCCGCCGCACCATGGACACTCTCGACCAGGTCGGTGTCCGGCACGCCGGGACCGCGCGCACCGAGCAGGAGGGGCGCACGGTCACCTTCCTGCCGGCGGGCACGGCGAAGGTCGCCCACGTCGCCTACGCCTTCGGCACCAGGGGGCGCCCGCTTCCCGCCGAGCAGTACTGGGCCGTCAACCTGATCGACGAGGCCCGGATCGTCGCCGACGCCCGGGCCGCCCGGCAGGCCGGCGCGGACGTGGTGGTCGTCTCCCTGCACTGGGGCACGGAGTGGCAGGACGAGCCGGACGAGCGGCAGCTGTCCCTGGCCCGGACCCTCACCGCCGCCACCACCGGCGGCCGCGCCGACATCGACCTCGTCCTCGGTACTCACGCCCACGTCCCGCAGGCGTACGAGAAGGTCAACGGCACCTGGGTGGTCTACGGCATGGGCGACCAGGTCGCCGGCGAGCCGGCCAAGTCCCGGCGCGCTCCCGACCCGCGCGCCAACCAGTCCACCGTCGCCCGTTTCACCTTCGCGCCACCCACCCGCCCCGGCGGCCGCTGGGAGGTGACGAAGGCCGAGTTCATCCCGCAGGTGTTCGACATCGACGCGGGACGGGTGGTCAACCTCAACTCGGCCCTGGCCAGCGGCGCCGACATGGTCGGCGTGCGCGACCGCATCCAGCGGGTCGTCCTCAGCCGGGGCGCGGGACAGGACGGGCTGGTGATGGGGGAGTAG
- a CDS encoding DUF6777 domain-containing protein, which yields MRIPTGALVTACALSVTLLATGCGADGGKGTRTSGEPELLLQPVDDQGPDPFTDSTATSSATPASVTRTPRSAPAAGSRPGANAAAPLNGVRSYFGWTPGLYGGRVRAGSCDVDRQIRLLDADRDRAQAFARAAGVSRASIPGYLRGLTSAELRADIRVTDHGYRDGRAVRHQSVLQAGTAVLVDDRGVPRVRCACGNPLDVPAVVPGTPAGRGRAWAGYQPGEVVTVTPAPRAITGITLLDVVDHTWIERRIGHDVRHDKVLPRPQWQPDRPSPSTSRPQGTESGGLPTDGASAAVVGGAATTPAPERPGTGAVMLPTAGESASLLPTPTAGDATPLPAQSAGDANSLPSQGAGTAPSLPGQSAHQEPVEPQSVEPVQPQPVEPVEPEQPVEPDRPVQPVEPVQPQAVEPVEPVEPVEPEQPVEPDRPVEPGAPAEEIGPEVVPENPDLPDGGGLIPDDPDAGDDTGGVGDAGDLGDAGEAEIPVDQGARHAPDTPGAPEIR from the coding sequence GTGCGCATACCCACCGGAGCCCTCGTCACGGCCTGCGCCCTCTCGGTGACCCTGCTCGCCACCGGCTGCGGCGCCGACGGTGGCAAGGGCACGAGAACGAGCGGGGAACCGGAACTTCTCCTCCAGCCGGTCGATGACCAGGGCCCGGACCCCTTCACGGACTCCACGGCCACCTCCTCGGCCACCCCGGCCTCCGTCACCCGAACGCCGCGGTCGGCCCCGGCGGCCGGCTCTCGCCCCGGCGCGAACGCCGCGGCGCCCCTCAATGGTGTGCGCTCCTACTTCGGCTGGACCCCCGGCCTCTACGGCGGCCGCGTCCGGGCGGGCAGTTGCGACGTCGACCGCCAGATCCGCCTGCTCGACGCCGACCGGGACCGGGCCCAGGCCTTCGCCCGGGCCGCCGGCGTCTCCCGGGCGTCGATCCCGGGTTACCTGCGCGGCCTCACCTCGGCCGAACTGCGCGCCGACATCCGGGTCACCGACCACGGGTACCGCGACGGCCGCGCCGTGCGCCACCAGTCCGTCCTCCAGGCGGGCACCGCCGTCCTCGTGGACGACCGGGGCGTGCCCCGGGTCCGCTGCGCCTGCGGCAACCCGCTCGACGTCCCCGCCGTCGTGCCGGGCACACCGGCCGGCCGCGGCCGGGCGTGGGCCGGGTACCAACCCGGCGAGGTGGTCACGGTGACGCCGGCGCCCCGGGCGATCACCGGCATCACGCTCCTCGACGTCGTCGACCACACCTGGATCGAGCGGCGGATCGGGCACGACGTCCGCCACGACAAGGTCCTGCCCAGGCCCCAGTGGCAGCCGGACCGGCCGAGCCCGTCGACCTCACGGCCGCAGGGGACCGAGTCCGGCGGCCTGCCGACCGACGGAGCTTCCGCGGCGGTGGTGGGCGGCGCGGCGACGACCCCGGCGCCGGAGAGGCCCGGGACCGGCGCGGTCATGCTGCCGACGGCGGGCGAGTCCGCCTCGCTTCTCCCCACACCTACGGCGGGCGACGCCACTCCTCTCCCGGCGCAGTCGGCGGGCGACGCCAATTCCCTCCCGTCGCAGGGTGCGGGCACGGCCCCCTCCCTGCCCGGCCAGTCCGCGCACCAGGAGCCCGTCGAGCCCCAGTCCGTCGAACCTGTACAGCCCCAGCCCGTCGAGCCCGTTGAGCCCGAGCAGCCGGTTGAGCCCGATCGGCCCGTCCAGCCGGTCGAACCTGTACAGCCCCAGGCCGTCGAGCCCGTCGAGCCCGTCGAGCCCGTTGAGCCCGAGCAGCCGGTTGAGCCCGATCGGCCCGTCGAGCCCGGCGCCCCGGCGGAGGAGATCGGCCCCGAGGTCGTCCCGGAGAACCCCGACCTGCCCGACGGCGGTGGTCTGATCCCGGACGACCCGGACGCCGGCGACGACACGGGCGGCGTCGGTGACGCGGGCGACCTCGGTGACGCCGGTGAGGCCGAGATACCCGTCGACCAGGGCGCCCGCCATGCCCCGGACACCCCTGGAGCCCCCGAGATCCGGTAA
- a CDS encoding zf-HC2 domain-containing protein, whose translation MRSLERHRDVGAYALGVLEEADAFRFEDHLMECPQCSLQVTEFGPTARQLLLYRRATPRAVHPLAGPGPRLLDRLLGEVAARRRAGRRLRLLAVAAAVVCAVAGPVIAMVAEGGERAVRVSATDERSGVWAQVTSEDAPWGSKLVLEVKDAAGPRACRLVAIGGDGSEETATNWTVPRHDARSNTMRGATALHPDQIDRYEVRTTAGERLVTLDAH comes from the coding sequence ATGAGGTCCCTGGAGAGGCATCGCGACGTCGGCGCGTACGCGCTCGGCGTGCTGGAGGAGGCGGACGCCTTCCGTTTCGAGGACCACCTCATGGAGTGCCCTCAGTGCTCCTTGCAGGTCACCGAGTTCGGCCCCACGGCACGGCAGTTGCTGCTCTACCGACGGGCCACCCCGCGCGCGGTGCATCCCCTGGCGGGGCCCGGGCCGCGACTGCTGGACCGGCTGCTCGGCGAGGTCGCGGCGCGGCGTCGGGCGGGACGCCGGCTGCGGCTGCTCGCCGTGGCCGCCGCGGTGGTGTGCGCCGTGGCGGGGCCCGTGATCGCGATGGTGGCCGAGGGCGGGGAGCGGGCGGTGCGCGTCTCGGCCACGGACGAGCGCTCGGGCGTGTGGGCCCAGGTCACCAGCGAGGACGCGCCCTGGGGCAGCAAGCTGGTGCTGGAGGTGAAGGACGCCGCCGGACCCCGGGCCTGCCGACTGGTCGCGATCGGCGGGGACGGCTCGGAGGAGACGGCAACCAACTGGACCGTCCCCCGGCACGACGCCCGCTCCAACACCATGCGGGGCGCCACCGCCCTGCACCCCGACCAGATCGACCGCTACGAGGTACGGACGACGGCCGGCGAACGCCTGGTGACGCTGGACGCCCACTGA
- a CDS encoding SigB/SigF/SigG family RNA polymerase sigma factor, with product MTTAVTTAPAETVARPARDAPDTAVAFRRLAVLPDGLEKERVQEEVLRAWLPMAHRIAWRYRDRGESTDDLRQVAALGLLKAIRRFDPARGPFEPFAIPTIRGELRRHFRDRMWDVRVPRRVQELRNTVRAAYVDLANVPGSPRPTVTQLAHRTGLDEEQVREGMAALESYSALSLDAANGDTGGDADADGPSLADLMGEPDDGFQLVVDRESVKDAVRRLPQRERAILYLRFFEDWTQRRIAERMGISQMHVSRLLTQTCARIRDETLQMAEAGGRC from the coding sequence ATGACGACTGCCGTCACCACAGCCCCGGCCGAGACCGTCGCCCGCCCGGCACGCGACGCCCCCGACACCGCGGTCGCCTTCCGCCGGCTGGCCGTCCTGCCCGACGGCCTGGAGAAGGAGCGGGTGCAGGAGGAGGTGCTTCGGGCATGGCTGCCGATGGCCCACCGGATCGCCTGGCGCTACCGGGACCGGGGGGAGAGCACCGACGACCTGCGGCAGGTCGCCGCGCTCGGACTGCTCAAGGCGATCCGCCGGTTCGATCCGGCGAGGGGCCCCTTCGAGCCGTTCGCGATACCCACGATCAGGGGTGAGCTGCGCCGCCACTTCCGCGACCGGATGTGGGACGTGCGGGTGCCCCGCCGGGTCCAGGAACTGCGCAACACGGTGCGGGCCGCCTACGTCGACCTGGCCAACGTCCCGGGCAGCCCTCGGCCCACTGTCACCCAGCTGGCCCACCGCACCGGCCTGGACGAGGAGCAGGTGCGCGAAGGCATGGCGGCCCTGGAGAGCTACAGCGCCTTGTCCCTGGACGCGGCGAACGGCGACACCGGCGGCGATGCCGACGCCGACGGGCCGAGCCTGGCCGACCTCATGGGGGAACCCGACGACGGGTTCCAGCTCGTCGTCGACCGCGAGAGCGTCAAGGACGCGGTACGGCGGCTGCCGCAGCGCGAGCGCGCCATCCTCTACCTGCGGTTCTTCGAGGACTGGACCCAGCGCCGGATCGCCGAGCGCATGGGCATCTCCCAGATGCACGTCTCCCGCCTGCTCACCCAGACGTGCGCCCGCATCCGCGACGAGACGCTGCAGATGGCGGAGGCCGGTGGACGCTGCTGA
- a CDS encoding universal stress protein has translation MTEQHSHQFERGTDGPKVIVVGVDGSDSSLRAAAYATGLARRQRALLALVYVQPVLAAGAAFGAPVAATTDEIAEDLVAQIRDATERVKGMFDVRWEFHTFRGDPYSGLVKAADELKADAVVVGASEQAGHRIVGSVAIRLVKAGRWPVTVVP, from the coding sequence GTGACGGAACAGCACTCGCACCAGTTCGAGCGCGGCACGGACGGGCCGAAGGTCATCGTGGTGGGCGTGGACGGCTCCGACTCCTCGCTGCGCGCCGCGGCCTACGCCACCGGCCTGGCCCGGCGGCAGCGCGCACTGCTGGCACTCGTGTACGTGCAGCCCGTGCTGGCGGCGGGCGCGGCCTTCGGGGCACCCGTCGCGGCGACCACCGACGAGATCGCCGAGGATCTGGTGGCGCAGATCCGGGACGCGACCGAACGCGTCAAGGGGATGTTCGACGTGCGGTGGGAGTTCCACACCTTCCGCGGCGACCCCTACAGCGGGCTGGTGAAGGCGGCGGACGAGCTCAAGGCCGACGCCGTGGTGGTGGGCGCCTCCGAGCAGGCCGGCCACCGGATCGTCGGCTCGGTGGCGATCCGGCTGGTGAAAGCGGGACGCTGGCCGGTGACAGTCGTGCCGTAG
- a CDS encoding alpha/beta fold hydrolase, which yields MLVQQVQYGAHADRQPLDGLPLLHLALDAPVERDGGLEPADLLAAAERPAGTVTDGRSVTVDGTGHYPHLEKPEVFTKTLLDFLRGLPGPPF from the coding sequence GTGCTTGTGCAGCAGGTCCAGTACGGCGCGCACGCCGACCGACAGCCCCTCGACGGCCTCCCCCTGCTCCACCTTGCGCTGGACGCGCCGGTAGAGCGGGACGGCGGCCTGGAACCCGCCGACCTGCTCGCCGCGGCCGAGCGGCCGGCCGGCACCGTCACGGACGGCCGCTCGGTCACCGTCGACGGCACCGGCCACTACCCCCACCTGGAGAAGCCGGAAGTCTTCACCAAGACCCTGCTGGACTTCCTCCGCGGCCTTCCGGGCCCGCCGTTCTGA
- a CDS encoding MarR family winged helix-turn-helix transcriptional regulator has translation MEQGEAVEGLSVGVRAVLDLLHKHGPMTVPQMGRAQAISRQFVQRMVNDAAARGLVESIPNPAHQRSSLIRLTAQGRAAITAVVAREHTVLREVGGELTDADVRACVRVLGEMLKLFDHVDVN, from the coding sequence GTGGAGCAGGGGGAGGCCGTCGAGGGGCTGTCGGTCGGCGTGCGCGCCGTACTGGACCTGCTGCACAAGCACGGGCCGATGACCGTCCCGCAGATGGGCCGCGCGCAGGCCATCAGCCGGCAGTTCGTGCAGCGGATGGTCAACGACGCCGCGGCGCGCGGCCTGGTGGAGAGCATCCCCAATCCGGCGCACCAGCGGTCGTCGCTGATCCGGCTCACGGCCCAGGGCCGCGCGGCGATCACCGCCGTCGTCGCCCGCGAGCACACCGTGCTGCGCGAGGTCGGGGGCGAGTTGACGGACGCCGACGTGCGCGCCTGTGTACGGGTGCTGGGCGAAATGCTGAAGCTGTTCGACCACGTCGACGTCAACTGA
- a CDS encoding amino acid permease translates to MAPLRMGEGVLRRKPIEHIEETEVVEGPRLERSLGLWQLTAIGVGGIIGAGIFTLAGAVANGTAGPAVLVSFLIAGVASAAAALSYAEFAGLIPKAGSAYTYGYAVLGELVGWFIGWDLLLEYTAIVAVVAIGISGYFNFLINQLGADLPSWMLGAPGTGPGHQVDLFAAVLCLFIAYLLNLGIKNAARFEMVVVVLKVLVVLLVIGVGVFYIDTANYNPFFPYGLGGAFTGAATVFFAVFGYDAMSTAAEESKDAQRHMPKAIIYSLAISMVLYVAACLVLTGMQKYTEIDPESGFSTAFESVGLDRLANVIAVGAIIGILTVMFTFLLGVTRVWFSMSRDGLLPKWFAKTHPTRHVPTRVTWIAGVASAVIAGFLPIGEAAELTNIGILLAFVVVCIAVIVLRYRQPDLPRSFRTPWMPFVPAVGVLFSVWLITFLQWQTWARFAVWFALGLVIYFAYSYRHSKLAGA, encoded by the coding sequence ATGGCCCCGCTCCGCATGGGCGAGGGAGTTCTCCGCCGCAAACCCATCGAGCACATCGAAGAGACGGAAGTCGTCGAGGGGCCCCGGCTCGAGCGGTCGCTGGGGCTGTGGCAGCTGACCGCGATCGGTGTCGGCGGCATCATCGGCGCGGGCATCTTCACCCTCGCCGGCGCCGTGGCCAACGGCACGGCCGGGCCTGCGGTCCTCGTGTCCTTCCTCATCGCCGGCGTGGCGAGCGCGGCGGCGGCGCTGTCGTACGCCGAGTTCGCGGGGCTCATCCCGAAGGCGGGTTCCGCCTACACGTACGGCTACGCGGTCCTCGGCGAGCTGGTGGGCTGGTTCATCGGCTGGGACCTGCTGCTGGAGTACACGGCGATCGTGGCGGTGGTCGCGATCGGCATCTCCGGCTACTTCAACTTCCTGATCAATCAGTTGGGCGCCGACCTGCCGAGCTGGATGCTGGGCGCGCCCGGCACCGGTCCGGGGCACCAGGTCGACCTCTTCGCGGCGGTGCTGTGCCTGTTCATCGCCTACCTGCTGAACCTCGGCATCAAGAACGCGGCCCGCTTCGAGATGGTGGTGGTCGTGCTGAAGGTGCTGGTGGTGCTGCTGGTCATCGGCGTCGGCGTGTTCTACATCGACACGGCGAACTACAACCCGTTCTTCCCGTACGGTCTCGGCGGGGCGTTCACCGGTGCGGCCACCGTCTTCTTCGCGGTCTTCGGCTACGACGCCATGTCCACGGCGGCCGAGGAGTCGAAGGACGCGCAGCGGCACATGCCGAAGGCGATCATCTACTCGCTGGCGATCTCGATGGTGCTGTACGTGGCGGCGTGCCTGGTGCTGACGGGCATGCAGAAGTACACGGAGATCGACCCGGAGAGCGGCTTCTCCACGGCGTTCGAGTCGGTGGGACTCGATCGCCTGGCGAACGTGATCGCGGTGGGCGCGATCATCGGCATCCTCACGGTGATGTTCACGTTCCTGCTGGGCGTCACCCGTGTGTGGTTCTCGATGTCCCGGGACGGGTTGCTGCCGAAGTGGTTCGCGAAGACGCACCCGACCCGCCACGTGCCGACGCGGGTGACATGGATCGCGGGGGTGGCGTCGGCCGTCATCGCCGGGTTCCTGCCGATCGGCGAGGCGGCCGAGCTGACCAACATCGGGATTCTGCTGGCGTTCGTGGTGGTGTGCATCGCGGTGATCGTGCTGCGCTACCGGCAGCCCGATCTGCCGCGTAGCTTCCGCACGCCGTGGATGCCGTTCGTGCCGGCGGTGGGTGTCCTCTTCTCGGTCTGGCTGATCACGTTCCTGCAGTGGCAGACCTGGGCCCGCTTCGCCGTGTGGTTCGCGCTGGGCCTGGTGATCTACTTCGCCTACTCGTACCGGCACTCGAAGCTGGCCGGCGCGTAG